Proteins encoded within one genomic window of Oncorhynchus tshawytscha isolate Ot180627B linkage group LG02, Otsh_v2.0, whole genome shotgun sequence:
- the LOC112215535 gene encoding myosin regulatory light chain 2, ventricular/cardiac muscle isoform encodes MAPKKAKKKSADSNSNVFSIFEQSQIQEFKEAFTIMDQNRDGFIDKNDLRDTFAALGRLNVKQEEIDEMLKEASGPVNFTIFLTMFGEKLKGADPEETILNAFKVFDPEGKGVLRKDFVTEMLTTQADRFSPEEMEQMFAAFPPDVAGNLDYKNLVHIITHGEEKDQE; translated from the exons ATG gcacccaagaaggcaaagaagaAGTCAGCGGATTCTAACTCCAATGTGTTTTCGATTTTTGAGCAGTCTCAGATCCAGGAGTTCAAGGAG GCCTTCACCATCATGGACCAGAACAGAGATGGATTCATTGACAAAAATGACCTGAGGGACACCTTTGCTGCACTGG GGCGGCTCAACGTGAAGCAGGAGGAGATAGATGAGATGCTGAAAGAGGCGTCCGGCCCCGTCAACTTCACCATCTTCCTCACCATGTTCGGGGAGAAGCTGAAAG GCGCTGATCCAGAGGAGACTATCCTCAATGCTTTTAAAGTATTTGACCCCGAAGGAAAAGGGGTCCTGAGGAAGGACTT TGTGACAGAGATGCTGACGACACAAGCGGACAGATTTTCTCCTGAAGAG ATGGAGCAGATGTTTGCAGCCTTCCCACCAGACGTGGCAGGAAATCTAGACTACAAAAACCTTGTGCACATCATCACACACGGAGAAGAGAAGGACCAGGAGTAA